A single genomic interval of Oreochromis aureus strain Israel breed Guangdong linkage group 12, ZZ_aureus, whole genome shotgun sequence harbors:
- the LOC116317343 gene encoding granzyme K-like yields the protein MSCLKNFSLLISCVLLFIIQPGRGSEIINGKEVKPHSLPFMAYVRSRTTNSFCGGTLIHPQWVLTAAHCTGVDQVTLGAHSISKEEKYSKQIQIVEKSFPHPHYCCAHHDNDLMLLKLKEPVLKTRAVQWLEFGDTVRDPAAGSTCLVAGWGVTENSDASDVLMSVNVTVVDRQKCNSRDYYSHDPVITDDMICAGSDGTNVADTCQGDSGGPLLCDGALVGVTSFGEDCGVINKPGVYSFVSEGQLYWIKTTMKLF from the exons atgtccTGCCTGAAGAATTTCAGTCTTCTCATCTCATGTGTGCTCCTCTTCATCATCCAGCCAG gTCGTGGCTCTGAGATTATTAATGGGAAGGAAGTCAAGCCACACTCACTGCCTTTCATGGCTTATGTGAGAAGCAGGACAACTAATTCTTTCTGTGGAGGGACATTAATCCATCCACAGTGGGTGCTGACAGCTGCCCACTGCACTGG ggtggatcaggtgaccctgggAGCCCACTCCATCAGTAAAGAGGAAAAATATTCCAAGCAAATCCAAATTGTTGAGAAAAGTTTTCCTCATCCTCACTACTGTTGTGCACACCACGACAATGACCTCATGTTGCTGAAG CTTAAAGAACCGGTGTTGAAAACCAGGGCAGTGCAGTGGCTCGAGTTTGGCGACACTGTGAGAGACCCGGCAGCTGGCAGCACGTGTCTGGTGGCTGGATGGGGAGTAACTGAAAACAGCGATGCATCAGACGTCCTCATGTCTGTCAATGTGACTGTGGTCGACAGACAGAAGTGCAACTCTCGTGATTATTACAGCCACGACCCTGTTATCACCGATGACATGATATGTGCTGGTTCAGATGGTACAAACGTCGCTGATACCTGTCAG GGGGATTCAGGAGGGCCGCTGTTGTGTGATGGAGCGCTGGTTGGAGTCACTTCTTTTGGAGAGGATTGTGGTGTCATTAATAAACCTGGAGTCTACTCGTTTGTCTCAGAGGGACAACTGTACTGGATCAAAACTACGATGAAGTTATTCTAA